A window of Solanum stenotomum isolate F172 chromosome 9, ASM1918654v1, whole genome shotgun sequence genomic DNA:
TTGAATCCCCTTGTTTAAAGAGACTAAAGACAAAGGTAATTCTAAAATTGCTCTATATGGTcagttcaaattttatttagtcCCTTTATCAGGATTTATACACTACTAGAAACAAAAGATTTTCCCATTTTAAATTAGTGGAAAATTTATTGctacataaaattattttttctcatttttcattGAATTAGATTACTGAGAAAATGCAAGGTGGAAAATAAATTCTCATTGAAATAGTGagaaattttctaattttttcatatgaaacaattactattttttttcctttcagatcgattcaatcaaaatatctgTGAAAATAACTACACTAAACATTTAGTGATGGTTACATCATTCAATACCAACATATACTTCCTCCATccatttttagttgtcatgttgcacttttcgaaagtcaatttgattaatttttaaagttaaattagattacattaattcgatatttaaatattcaaaaactatacgaaaagtactataaattgcaatttttttcatattaatatgatgaaaaaatacattataaaatgttaatcaaagtTCTTATCccttgatttaaaaaaaaaaacaaccataACAACTAAAATTAGACAGATGgagtttaatttttacttttttttttttataaaattagattcaatacttaaaatttatcaacTATTTTCGATCAACTAATCCAAACGGGCCGGGCTCTATTACAATGCAGGAAGTTGTTGGGCATTCTCAGCAGTAGCAGCAATAGAGGGCATCAACAAGATCAAAAGAGGAAAACTTGTGTCACTATCAGAACAACAACTAATGGATTGTGATGTTTACTCAGACAATCAAGGATGTAAAGGAGGATTTATGGAAAGTGCATTTGATTACATCATGGAAAATGGTGGAATTAcaacttcaaaaaattatcCATACAtaggaaaagaacaaaaatgtaACACAAAAAAAGCAAAACAACATGAAGTTACAGTAAGTAACTATGAAAAAGTACCACCAAATGAGGAATCACTTCAAGTTGCAATTAACAAACAACCAATTTCAGTGGCTATTGATGCAAGTGGCTATAATTTTCAATTATACTCTGGAGGGATCTTTTCTGGCTATTGTGGAAGTAGTTTAAATCATGCTGTGACATTAATTGGCTATGATGTGGAAGAAAATAATGGTGAGAATTATTGGATTGTTAAAAATTCATGGGGTACTATGTGGGGTGAAAGtggttatatgaaaattaaaaggGGGTCAAGTGACAATGGAGGAATGTGTGGTATTGCTATGCAAGCTAGTTACCCTCTTATGGAGGAGGAAAATTGAAATATCTATATGTATGTACAAATAAGATATAATAAAAGATTTGAATAATTGTGATTAATTAGAATGGTgtaaaatcttcaaaatttctaattaagaATCAGAATTGCTTATGCATATACTATGACCAACAAGTAATCCAGCTCTTCTTTGTATTAACGATCGATTTCAAAAGAAAGTATTCAAACTTTCtttgattaagaaaaaaaagataaaacttACACAAATGTGAGGTCACAAGGCAAAATAGGTTGATTAATCCCCTTTTCCACGCAATAGTTGGGCACAAATAGACAAGAGGTATTATAAAACTAGTCAATATTtataaatactataaattactcGTTGGAGATTGAAAACTTTGATACCCTAGTCgttaatattttataatggAGGGTTAACATATGAAAACATAAACACACGAAAAAGTTGAAAGGGGCTcaatatctattatatatacataaaaaataattttagccATATATAAACAATGTAATTTTCCGCTAAGGAGTTAGACTCCTCTAGTTATGCAATAGGCGCACATGTGAGTATTACATGTGCCTCGATTCATACTAATTTCTCCTTTTATGTTCTTGAACTAGGTTCTCTCCCTTCAATTATGTGGTTTCCACCCATTACGAGAGAGTTGTCGGATGATAAACACTCTTCACTTTCAATCTTAAGATTATGaattcgagtcaccaagggatcAAAAATGTAAAAGCTCCTAAGAAAGGggaataaaaaagaagaagttgtgTTTATCCctaaattacaattgaaaaaactTATTGAATCTTGCGATACACCTAATTTTATTATTCgttacatatatttataataacaaAAGCTGAGAATctatcattttttctttaccTTAGTTAGGGTTGTTCACGGCTTGGATAAAAATCAATCCAAACCGAAAAGTTaatcaaatcaattaaataaattgattttatttggatttggtttttgttaaaaaaaatcgaaaaactAACCGAACTGGaacaatacatatattttattattatacatacataatatattatttttataagtaattttaaatatcttatatatatttttaccaaaatatctaataataatttataattcaaGAATATTTAAGACCATTTTTcgtttttattttgatagagaAAGGATATTTTCTaagaccaaaaaaataaaattaaaaaaatcttattttataatttggACTTTttccttaaaccctaaacctcaatAAACAGGAGGAGTAAAATTTTGCAGAGAAGCAGAGAAGCAGAGCAGCCATTTCTCTCTTTCGAGTTCGAAATGGTCGGTCCATTGCTTCGATCTCTCTGGTCTACAACTAGGAGATCCTTCTCCTCCTCTCATTATTCTCATATCAAACCTTTATCCTATGCTCGAGCTTTTTCCACCGCCACAGCTACCACTCCCGTTGGCTCCGCCGCCACTGCACCCGGCGGCGCTCTGGATCCCGACCGGCTCAGGAATGTCGCAGTTATAGCTCACGTCGATCATGGAAAGACTACTCTCATGGATAGGCTGCTTCGTCAGTGCGGCGCTGATATACCTCACGAGCGTGCCTTAGATTCTATCGACCTCGAACGAGAGCGCGGCATCACTATTGCTTCTAAGGTATTTAATTCCCTTACCTCTATCAATTTGCATTTGCCACTGGTTATGCGGATATTGTTGAAGCTTTTCTATAGCGAAGTTCATTTGTAGCTGCCTTTGTCATAAGTTTCTGATTAACAGAGACGGATCCAGAGTATAAGTAGTGGATGCATAACTATATACagatgtgtgtgtatatatatacatatattgactttgttaatatgtatatttagtaAGAGGTGTAGTTACTGCATTTAAAACTTTGATGGACCAAAGGGTAAGAAATTGTAATAATATGATCATCCACCCTTGAATAATTCACTCTTTGTGTTTGTTAGGGCTAATTATAGTTGCTGTAAGCCTCATTAGGTTTCTCATACTAATAGCAATGTGCTATGTAGTCATTTTTCATGGGTTAAAAACAAATTGTGttatctaatattaaaatagaaaatgttaTTTGTTggtttcatatatatatatatatatatgaaaggaATTCTATCTTGTTTGATGTATCTGTTGTTGGGCTTGCAATGTTTCCAGAGAAAGTTCATTCTTTTTTTGGAGGGGGGGTAGGTGACAGTGCATAGGTACAAGGCTCTATTTCATTAGCTTTGATAGTTTGGAAACGAGGTTCTTTTTTGTAACATACATGTTATAATTGGAGCTGGATTCAACTGTATATATTAAGTCGGCTTCACTTGGTCCATAGCTTTTATACCAATTGAATTATAGGTGGATAGAGTTTTCGGAATAAAAAATGCACAAGCATGTAGTAAGTCTACAGAAAAAGGTCACTTTCTGTTACTATGAAGCTCCctgtttcctcatccttaagtGTTTACTATCTTGCCTTCATTGATAGCAAATTCTCATGTTTTATTCAAGTCAGCCAATTGTCTCCTGCACCTTATTATCTTGAGATAAAAACCCTAGTTGCTAGACT
This region includes:
- the LOC125875850 gene encoding ervatamin-B; amino-acid sequence: MKPSYITLLNFMLLIFLTLCYLTNASQDDPIILNRYQNWVQKYRRKYQNEAEWNMRFGIYQSNVQFIDFFNSLNLSYSLTDNAFADMTNREFNSIYLGYEKPMQEQEDINNVTSYDISKLPVGVDWRKDGVVTPIKNQKSCGSCWAFSAVAAIEGINKIKRGKLVSLSEQQLMDCDVYSDNQGCKGGFMESAFDYIMENGGITTSKNYPYIGKEQKCNTKKAKQHEVTVSNYEKVPPNEESLQVAINKQPISVAIDASGYNFQLYSGGIFSGYCGSSLNHAVTLIGYDVEENNGENYWIVKNSWGTMWGESGYMKIKRGSSDNGGMCGIAMQASYPLMEEEN